The following are from one region of the Edaphobacter acidisoli genome:
- the rplE gene encoding 50S ribosomal protein L5: MATRLKEKYEKEIRPALSKELNITNPMAIPRLEKIVVNMGLGEATQNVKIMDPLVADLAAITGQKPVTTRAKKSIAAFKVREGMPIGAMVTLRGDNMYEFLDRLISIALPRVRDFRGVSSKSFDGRGNYTLGLRDQLIFAEIDYAKVDKLKGMNVTIVTTAADDNGARALLKGFGMPFRAGA; this comes from the coding sequence ATGGCAACGCGGCTTAAAGAGAAATACGAAAAAGAGATCAGACCGGCGTTGAGCAAGGAGCTCAACATCACCAACCCGATGGCGATTCCGCGCTTGGAAAAGATTGTCGTCAACATGGGCTTGGGCGAGGCGACTCAGAATGTCAAGATCATGGATCCGCTGGTGGCTGATCTTGCCGCGATCACCGGACAGAAGCCGGTGACGACGCGCGCGAAGAAGTCCATCGCGGCCTTCAAGGTGCGTGAGGGAATGCCCATCGGCGCGATGGTGACGCTACGCGGCGACAACATGTACGAGTTCCTCGACCGCCTGATCTCGATTGCGCTTCCGCGCGTTCGTGACTTTCGCGGTGTCTCGTCGAAGAGCTTCGATGGCCGCGGCAACTATACGCTTGGCCTGCGCGATCAACTCATCTTTGCCGAGATCGACTATGCGAAGGTGGATAAGCTGAAGGGCATGAACGTCACGATCGTCACAACTGCGGCGGACGATAACGGAGCCCGTGCCCTGCTCAAGGGCTTCGGGATGCCGTTCCGCGCCGGAGCTTAG
- the rplX gene encoding 50S ribosomal protein L24, translated as MPTKQKPAVRGKIKIKRNDRVEVISGKDKGKQGRVLRVIAGSDRILVEHVMVVKKHLRPNPQRNIQGGIADQESPIHISNVMLIDGEGNKTRIGRRLEGDRNVRYSKVSGNVIPDKKK; from the coding sequence ATGCCAACGAAACAAAAGCCCGCTGTGAGGGGCAAGATCAAGATTAAGCGTAATGACCGGGTTGAAGTGATCTCCGGTAAGGACAAGGGCAAGCAGGGCCGCGTTCTGCGTGTCATCGCGGGTAGCGACCGGATTCTGGTCGAGCACGTGATGGTGGTCAAGAAGCACCTGCGTCCCAACCCGCAGCGGAACATCCAGGGCGGCATCGCCGACCAGGAGTCGCCGATTCACATCTCGAACGTGATGCTGATTGACGGCGAGGGGAACAAGACACGCATCGGACGGCGCCTTGAGGGCGACCGCAATGTTCGTTATTCGAAGGTGAGCGGGAACGTGATTCCCGACAAGAAGAAGTAA
- the rplN gene encoding 50S ribosomal protein L14, protein MSVQMRTILDVADNSGARKLQVILPLGGGLGKKASLGDVVTAAVKEAAPDGTVKKGKVVKAVIVRTRKECRRKDGTYIRFDQNAAVVINDTNEPVGTRVFGPVARELREKKFLKIVSLAPEVI, encoded by the coding sequence ATGTCAGTACAAATGAGAACAATCCTTGACGTTGCCGACAACTCCGGCGCTCGCAAGCTGCAGGTGATTCTGCCTCTGGGCGGTGGTCTCGGTAAAAAGGCCAGCCTGGGCGATGTGGTCACAGCTGCCGTCAAAGAAGCTGCGCCCGATGGAACGGTGAAGAAGGGCAAGGTCGTCAAGGCCGTGATCGTCCGCACGCGCAAGGAGTGCAGGCGCAAGGATGGGACTTACATCCGCTTCGACCAGAATGCGGCTGTAGTCATCAACGACACCAACGAGCCGGTTGGAACGCGCGTCTTCGGACCTGTTGCCCGTGAGCTTCGCGAGAAGAAGTTTTTGAAGATAGTCTCGCTGGCGCCTGAGGTCATTTAG
- the rpsQ gene encoding 30S ribosomal protein S17 — protein MADTKSKAAATTEAPASRRNEKVGLVVSTKMQKTIVVEIEMRKAHPKYKRVIKSNKKFYAHDEQNSARVGDVVRIREARPLSKLKRWSLEEIVRRSSLALADDKTVEAAEVK, from the coding sequence ATGGCAGACACCAAGAGCAAAGCAGCCGCGACAACTGAAGCACCGGCCTCGCGCCGCAACGAGAAGGTCGGCCTGGTTGTCTCGACAAAGATGCAGAAGACCATTGTTGTCGAGATCGAGATGCGCAAGGCGCATCCCAAGTACAAGCGTGTAATCAAGTCGAACAAGAAGTTCTATGCGCACGACGAGCAGAACTCAGCCCGTGTGGGCGATGTGGTTCGTATCCGCGAGGCGCGTCCATTGTCGAAGCTGAAGCGGTGGTCGCTTGAAGAGATTGTGCGCCGCTCGTCGCTGGCGCTTGCTGATGACAAGACAGTGGAAGCTGCCGAAGTCAAGTAA
- the rpmC gene encoding 50S ribosomal protein L29, which yields MDFEKIRNLSDHELQAEHTKAAEQLFRIRFQKTLGNTEGLKKMGTLKLDIARIKTAQRQRELAAKKEANPARVNAAPAKSTRTARKKAKRD from the coding sequence ATGGACTTTGAAAAGATTCGCAACCTCAGTGATCACGAGCTTCAGGCCGAGCACACCAAGGCCGCCGAACAACTCTTCCGCATCCGTTTCCAGAAGACGCTCGGCAATACCGAGGGCCTCAAGAAGATGGGTACGCTGAAGCTCGACATCGCGCGTATCAAGACGGCACAGCGCCAGCGCGAGTTGGCCGCCAAGAAGGAAGCCAACCCTGCCCGCGTGAACGCAGCACCCGCGAAGAGCACTCGCACCGCCCGCAAGAAAGCGAAGAGGGACTAA
- the rplP gene encoding 50S ribosomal protein L16 has product MLMPKKVKYRKQQRGRMTGKAWRGSELSFGDYGLKVMECGYITDRQIEASRIAMTRFIKRGGKVWLRLFPDKPITKKPAETRMGKGKGAPDHWVCVVRPGRILFEMEGVTPEMAKEAMRLAAHKLPLKTGFVQRHDVKATVAAK; this is encoded by the coding sequence ATGTTGATGCCAAAGAAGGTCAAGTATCGCAAGCAGCAGCGCGGCCGCATGACGGGCAAGGCGTGGCGCGGCTCTGAACTGTCGTTCGGAGATTATGGCCTGAAGGTGATGGAGTGCGGCTATATTACGGACCGCCAGATTGAGGCGAGTCGCATCGCGATGACCCGCTTTATCAAGCGCGGCGGCAAGGTGTGGCTGAGGCTGTTCCCGGACAAGCCGATCACGAAGAAGCCGGCCGAAACCCGTATGGGTAAGGGCAAAGGTGCTCCGGACCACTGGGTCTGCGTGGTGCGGCCAGGCCGTATTCTGTTCGAGATGGAGGGTGTTACACCCGAGATGGCTAAAGAGGCGATGCGGCTGGCGGCGCACAAACTGCCGCTCAAAACCGGATTCGTCCAGCGCCACGATGTCAAGGCGACCGTGGCTGCCAAGTAA
- the rpsC gene encoding 30S ribosomal protein S3, producing the protein MGQKVHPYGFRLGVNKPWKSRWFVERGYDKLLVEDVKLKAELRDKLKAAGVSSVEVERPGNKLRLIIRTARPGIIIGRKGAEIDKLKADIQKRSNREVFIDILEVNKPELDAQLVAENIALQLEKRVSFRRAMRKSVDSALRFGCKGIKVRVSGRLNGNEIARSEWYLQGRLPLHTLRADIDYGFAEAKTTYGIIGVKTWIYRGDIYEQKRRRDQSLTAGAFAS; encoded by the coding sequence ATGGGACAGAAGGTCCATCCGTATGGGTTTCGCCTCGGCGTGAACAAGCCGTGGAAGTCGCGTTGGTTTGTCGAGCGCGGCTACGACAAACTGCTGGTCGAGGACGTCAAGCTGAAGGCTGAGCTGCGCGACAAGCTGAAGGCCGCTGGTGTCAGCTCGGTTGAGGTTGAGCGCCCAGGCAACAAGCTGCGCTTGATCATCCGCACGGCGCGTCCCGGCATCATCATTGGACGCAAGGGTGCGGAGATAGACAAGCTCAAGGCTGATATTCAGAAGCGCTCGAACCGAGAGGTGTTTATCGACATCCTTGAGGTGAACAAGCCTGAGCTCGATGCCCAGCTTGTGGCTGAGAACATTGCACTGCAACTGGAGAAGCGCGTCAGCTTTCGCCGCGCGATGCGCAAAAGCGTTGATTCCGCGCTGCGTTTCGGCTGCAAGGGCATCAAGGTTCGCGTGTCGGGCCGACTGAACGGCAATGAGATTGCGCGCTCGGAGTGGTATCTTCAGGGGCGCCTGCCGCTGCACACGTTGCGTGCGGATATCGACTACGGCTTCGCCGAGGCCAAGACGACCTACGGAATCATTGGCGTGAAGACCTGGATCTATCGCGGCGATATCTACGAGCAGAAGAGGCGTCGTGACCAGAGCCTGACGGCTGGCGCGTTCGCTTCGTAG
- the rplV gene encoding 50S ribosomal protein L22 — MANATAEKVREFRAEARFQRTSPQKAKLVLDLIKGLRVEQALNTVHFSSKRIAPVVEKVLRSAIQNAKFASDEHDLDVDVDNLYVKQAVANEGPRMKRIRPAPMGRAFRYQRRLAHIIVTVAEKKPLTVVTTVNEPEVTPAKKPAKKAAKKAVKTAVAKKPAAKKAPAKKAASKKTEE; from the coding sequence ATGGCGAACGCAACGGCAGAAAAAGTACGGGAGTTTCGCGCAGAGGCGCGGTTCCAGCGCACCAGCCCGCAGAAGGCGAAGCTCGTCCTTGACCTGATTAAGGGACTCCGCGTCGAGCAGGCTCTCAACACGGTGCACTTCAGCAGCAAGCGCATCGCTCCGGTGGTCGAGAAGGTGCTGCGTTCGGCGATTCAGAACGCAAAGTTTGCGAGTGATGAGCACGATCTCGACGTGGATGTGGACAACCTCTACGTCAAGCAGGCGGTTGCCAACGAAGGCCCGCGCATGAAGCGCATTCGCCCTGCCCCAATGGGCCGCGCGTTTCGCTACCAGCGCAGGTTGGCGCACATCATCGTCACAGTGGCGGAGAAGAAGCCTTTGACTGTGGTGACGACGGTGAACGAGCCCGAGGTAACTCCGGCGAAGAAGCCCGCGAAGAAGGCCGCCAAGAAGGCAGTGAAGACTGCAGTGGCAAAGAAACCCGCGGCCAAAAAGGCCCCGGCGAAGAAGGCAGCGAGCAAGAAGACCGAAGAGTAA
- the rpsS gene encoding 30S ribosomal protein S19 → MARSTKKGPFIDTHLMTKVTVMNQTNDKKVVRTWSRRSTIHPDFVGHTLAVHNGRKFIPVYVTENMVGHKLGEFAATRTFKGHSAKAAETTTKPK, encoded by the coding sequence ATGGCACGTTCAACCAAAAAGGGACCCTTCATCGACACCCACCTGATGACCAAGGTCACGGTGATGAACCAGACCAACGATAAGAAGGTCGTTCGCACGTGGTCGCGTCGGTCCACGATTCATCCGGACTTCGTCGGCCACACGCTGGCTGTGCATAACGGGCGCAAGTTCATTCCGGTCTATGTGACGGAGAACATGGTGGGCCACAAGCTGGGTGAGTTTGCTGCGACCCGCACCTTCAAGGGCCACTCGGCGAAGGCTGCTGAGACCACGACGAAGCCGAAGTAA
- the rplB gene encoding 50S ribosomal protein L2: MPIKSFRPTTPSLRFTTKLVSDDLTTDKPHKPLLAVKQRTGGRKNTGALSMRHHGGGHKQKLRIVDFKRDKFGIPATVKTIEYDPNRSSRIALVSYADGEKRYIIQPVGLKVGQSIMSGPDADILVGNALPLKNIPAGTTVHNIELRPGKGAQMARSAGSSAQLVAKEGDYALLKLPSGETRRVLVECMATVGQVGNTDHENVSIGKAGRNRWKGIRPANRGVSMNPVDHPHGGGEGKTSGGRHPVTPWGQPTRGYKTRNNKRTDVFIVNRRSK; the protein is encoded by the coding sequence ATGCCGATCAAATCATTTCGACCCACAACACCGTCGCTCCGCTTCACTACGAAGTTGGTCAGCGACGACCTGACGACGGACAAGCCGCACAAGCCTCTGCTTGCAGTCAAGCAGCGTACGGGCGGCCGCAAGAACACGGGCGCGCTCAGCATGCGTCACCACGGCGGCGGCCACAAGCAGAAGCTTCGCATTGTGGACTTCAAGCGTGACAAGTTCGGGATTCCGGCGACAGTCAAGACGATCGAGTACGATCCGAACCGCAGCTCGCGGATTGCTCTGGTCAGCTATGCGGACGGGGAGAAGCGCTACATCATTCAGCCGGTTGGCCTGAAGGTCGGCCAGTCGATCATGAGCGGACCGGACGCCGACATTCTGGTTGGCAATGCTCTGCCGCTCAAGAACATTCCCGCCGGTACGACGGTGCACAACATTGAGCTTCGTCCGGGCAAGGGTGCGCAGATGGCTCGTTCGGCTGGCTCTTCGGCGCAGCTTGTCGCCAAGGAAGGCGACTACGCTCTGCTCAAGCTGCCTTCGGGCGAGACTCGCAGGGTGCTGGTCGAGTGCATGGCGACGGTCGGCCAGGTTGGCAACACGGATCACGAGAATGTTTCGATCGGCAAGGCAGGACGCAATCGCTGGAAGGGCATTCGCCCAGCGAATCGCGGTGTTTCGATGAACCCGGTTGACCACCCGCATGGTGGTGGTGAGGGTAAGACCTCGGGCGGCCGTCATCCAGTCACTCCATGGGGTCAGCCCACGCGCGGATACAAGACGCGTAACAACAAGCGGACCGATGTGTTCATCGTCAACCGCCGCAGCAAGTAG
- a CDS encoding 50S ribosomal protein L23, which produces MPTLYTVIRRPLITEKGMGFKEAQNTLVFEVDTKATKTEVKQAVESLFKVKVSAVRTANVEGKERRRGRYAGYRPDWKKAYVRLKDGEKMPEYINSL; this is translated from the coding sequence ATGCCAACCCTCTATACCGTCATTCGCCGCCCCCTCATTACCGAGAAGGGCATGGGCTTCAAAGAGGCCCAGAACACGCTGGTCTTCGAGGTTGACACGAAGGCTACCAAGACTGAAGTCAAGCAGGCAGTCGAGTCGCTCTTCAAGGTCAAGGTCAGCGCCGTTCGCACTGCAAACGTCGAGGGCAAGGAGCGCCGCCGGGGAAGGTATGCCGGTTATCGCCCTGACTGGAAGAAGGCATATGTTCGCCTGAAGGATGGCGAAAAGATGCCCGAGTACATCAACAGCCTGTAG
- the rplD gene encoding 50S ribosomal protein L4: MANVNVVNLGGAKVGELELAGEVFNGEVNDALLWESVKHYRAALRQGTAATKNRKLVSGAGKKLWKQKGTGRARVGSIRTPLWRGGGTVHGPQPRSYEYAFPQKKLMGALRSALNAKINDGKLTVVDSFDVAEAKTKLYRTALNKLEAGKTTLLVETSRKLDEKLYLGSRNLDGVELVLSSEVHPYDLLRYEHAVFSKDAIEALQETLRKFVSKRKTASKKEVA; the protein is encoded by the coding sequence ATGGCAAACGTCAACGTAGTCAATCTCGGAGGGGCCAAAGTCGGCGAGCTCGAGCTCGCGGGCGAGGTCTTCAACGGCGAGGTAAACGACGCGCTGCTCTGGGAGTCGGTGAAGCACTATCGCGCCGCACTCCGCCAGGGAACGGCAGCGACGAAAAACCGTAAGCTGGTCTCCGGCGCGGGCAAGAAGCTGTGGAAGCAGAAGGGAACGGGCCGCGCACGCGTTGGTTCGATCCGCACTCCGCTCTGGCGTGGTGGCGGCACGGTCCACGGACCTCAACCGCGCAGCTATGAGTATGCATTCCCGCAGAAGAAGCTGATGGGAGCGCTGCGCTCGGCGCTGAACGCGAAGATTAATGATGGCAAACTGACGGTCGTCGATTCGTTCGATGTCGCTGAGGCGAAGACGAAGCTTTATCGCACGGCGCTCAATAAGCTTGAAGCTGGCAAGACCACCCTGCTGGTAGAGACAAGCCGCAAGCTGGACGAGAAGCTCTATCTCGGCTCGCGCAATCTGGATGGCGTTGAGCTTGTGCTCAGCTCCGAGGTGCATCCGTACGATCTGCTCCGCTACGAGCACGCTGTCTTCTCGAAGGACGCGATTGAAGCTCTGCAGGAGACGCTCAGGAAATTTGTCTCGAAGCGCAAGACTGCTTCGAAGAAGGAGGTTGCGTAA
- the rplC gene encoding 50S ribosomal protein L3: MSVTGILGKKIGMTQLFDERGDVHPVTVLKAGPCVITQLKTAAKDGYDAAQIGYVDFVKASKVNKAMTGHFAKSNVPPVRVLKEVELEATKSAEGAETVGVKAGDRVLVDIFTDEKFVDVIGTSKGRGFAGVVRRHAFGGGPKAHGHMFQVQGSIGASSFPSRVFPGQRMPGHMGHDQVTVRNLRIRGIDLEDNLLLVEGAVPGPRDGYVLISKAKAPPRERRGFAGATTLDPLKASKKAAPKKK, from the coding sequence ATGTCAGTTACGGGAATTCTCGGAAAAAAGATCGGCATGACGCAGCTTTTCGATGAGCGCGGCGATGTGCACCCGGTCACAGTGTTGAAGGCTGGCCCCTGCGTGATTACGCAACTCAAGACGGCGGCCAAGGACGGCTACGACGCAGCACAGATCGGTTATGTGGATTTCGTGAAGGCGTCGAAGGTGAACAAGGCAATGACGGGCCACTTTGCCAAGTCGAATGTTCCTCCGGTTCGCGTGCTCAAGGAAGTCGAGTTGGAAGCGACGAAGTCGGCTGAAGGAGCGGAGACTGTTGGCGTGAAGGCGGGCGACCGCGTGCTGGTCGATATCTTCACCGATGAGAAGTTTGTCGACGTGATCGGTACCTCGAAGGGACGTGGCTTTGCTGGCGTTGTTCGCCGTCACGCGTTCGGCGGCGGTCCGAAGGCCCACGGCCATATGTTCCAGGTGCAGGGCTCGATCGGTGCATCGTCGTTTCCGTCGCGCGTGTTTCCCGGCCAGCGTATGCCTGGCCACATGGGCCACGATCAGGTGACGGTCCGCAATCTCCGGATTCGCGGTATCGATCTGGAGGACAATCTCCTGCTGGTCGAAGGCGCAGTTCCCGGGCCGCGTGACGGCTATGTGCTGATCTCGAAGGCGAAGGCGCCGCCGCGTGAGCGCCGCGGATTCGCCGGAGCCACCACGCTTGATCCGCTGAAGGCTTCGAAGAAGGCAGCTCCGAAGAAGAAGTAG
- the rpsJ gene encoding 30S ribosomal protein S10 encodes MAGQRIRIRLKAYDYRVLDTSTGEIVETAKRTGAQVAGPIPLPTMKNKYCVLRSPHVDKKSREAFEIRTHKRLIDILEPTQQTVDALMKLDLPAGVDVEIKTVQK; translated from the coding sequence ATGGCTGGACAGAGAATCAGGATTCGGTTGAAGGCGTATGACTACCGCGTGCTCGACACCTCCACGGGAGAGATTGTTGAGACGGCCAAGCGCACGGGCGCCCAGGTTGCGGGGCCCATTCCGCTGCCGACCATGAAGAATAAGTACTGCGTTCTACGCTCCCCCCACGTGGACAAGAAGTCGCGCGAGGCCTTTGAGATTCGCACGCACAAGCGGCTGATCGATATTTTGGAGCCGACACAGCAGACGGTTGATGCGCTGATGAAGCTCGATCTTCCCGCTGGCGTCGACGTAGAGATTAAGACGGTTCAGAAATAA
- the tuf gene encoding elongation factor Tu, with protein sequence MAKEKFDRSKPHVNIGTIGHIDHGKTTLTAAITKVLSKHNPKNTFRSFDTIDNAPEERERGITIATSHVEYETPNRHYAHVDCPGHADYIKNMITGAAQMDGAILVVAATDGPMPQTKEHVLLARQVGVPYIVVFLNKCDAVEDAELVDLVEMEVRELLSKYDFPGDDVPVIRGSALGALNGEAQWEQKIDELMEAVDKSVPQPDRAVDLPFLMPIEDIFSISGRGTVVTGRIERGKVKVGEAVQIVGFRDTQNTTVTGVEMFKKQLDEGLAGDNAGLLLRGTAKEDVERGMVLAKPGSITPHTQFKGEIYVLSKEEGGRHTPFFNGYRPQFYFRTTDVTGSAKLPEGTEMVMPGDNIQLTVELVTPVAMEKGLRFAIREGGRTVGAGTISEIIK encoded by the coding sequence ATGGCGAAGGAAAAATTTGACCGGTCAAAGCCGCACGTCAACATAGGGACGATTGGTCACATTGACCACGGCAAGACGACGCTGACGGCGGCGATCACGAAGGTGCTGTCGAAGCACAACCCGAAGAACACGTTTCGTTCGTTCGACACGATCGACAACGCTCCAGAGGAGCGCGAGCGCGGTATCACGATTGCCACCTCGCACGTGGAGTACGAGACGCCGAACCGTCACTATGCGCACGTCGATTGCCCTGGCCACGCCGACTACATCAAGAACATGATCACCGGCGCGGCGCAGATGGACGGCGCGATTCTGGTGGTTGCGGCCACCGACGGCCCGATGCCGCAGACCAAGGAGCACGTGCTGTTGGCGCGTCAGGTTGGCGTGCCGTACATCGTGGTGTTTCTGAACAAGTGCGATGCGGTCGAGGACGCCGAGCTGGTGGACCTGGTCGAGATGGAAGTGCGCGAGCTGTTGTCGAAGTATGACTTCCCGGGCGACGATGTGCCGGTGATTCGCGGCAGTGCGCTGGGCGCGCTGAACGGTGAGGCGCAGTGGGAGCAGAAGATCGACGAGCTGATGGAGGCGGTGGACAAGAGTGTGCCGCAGCCTGATCGCGCGGTGGACCTGCCGTTCCTGATGCCGATTGAAGATATCTTCTCGATCTCGGGTCGCGGCACGGTGGTGACGGGACGTATTGAGCGTGGCAAGGTGAAGGTGGGCGAGGCGGTGCAGATCGTCGGCTTCCGCGACACGCAGAACACGACGGTGACGGGCGTGGAGATGTTCAAGAAGCAGCTGGACGAGGGTCTGGCTGGGGACAACGCGGGCTTGCTGCTGCGCGGCACGGCGAAGGAAGACGTGGAGCGCGGGATGGTGTTGGCGAAGCCCGGCTCGATTACGCCGCACACGCAGTTCAAGGGCGAGATCTATGTGCTGTCGAAGGAAGAGGGCGGACGTCATACGCCGTTCTTCAACGGCTATCGTCCGCAGTTCTACTTCCGGACGACGGACGTGACGGGCTCGGCGAAGCTTCCGGAGGGCACGGAGATGGTGATGCCTGGCGACAACATCCAGCTGACGGTTGAGCTGGTGACGCCGGTGGCCATGGAGAAGGGTCTTCGGTTCGCGATCCGCGAGGGCGGCAGGACCGTCGGCGCCGGGACGATCTCCGAGATTATTAAGTAA
- the fusA gene encoding elongation factor G, with protein MARTVPLNRCRNIGIMAHIDAGKTTTTERILFYTGITHRIGEVHEGTATMDWMEQEQERGITITSAATTCTWKNQRINIIDTPGHVDFTAEVERSLRVLDGAVACFDAVAGVQPQSETVWRQADKYKVPRICFINKMDRAGADAVYATQTIVDRLGARAVPLNIAIGAEAKFAGVVDLVTMKAILWHDETMGAQYSVEEIPADLLEKANEARHTLVEAVAENDDELMHMYLEGQEPTEAQLKAGIRKATIGMKIFPVLCGSAFKNKGVQTLLDAVVDYLPSPLDIPPVVGHNPDNMEEEVIRKADDSEPFAALGFKIMTDPFVGQLIFIRVYSGVLKTGDSVLNPRTGKTERIGRLLKMHANKREEITEILAGDICAAVGLKNLVTGDTICSDKHPVVLESIDFPKTVIEVAVEPKTKADQEKMGMALAKLAQEDPTFNVHTDPDSGQTIIAGMGELHLEIIVDRMMREYKVEANVGKPQVAYRETIRGNAEAEGKYIRQTGGSGNYGHAKIRISPNEPGAGYEFVNDIKGGSIPKEYIKPIDQGIQDAMQRGVLAGYEMVDIKVSLYDGSYHDVDSNEMAFKIAGSMAFKEAAKKAKPVLLEPVMDVEVTVPEEYMGTIIGDLNSRRGRIEGMEMVGGSQAIKATVPLSTMFGYATHMRSSTQGRANYTMQFKQYEEAPRSVSEEIIAKVQGKEAKV; from the coding sequence GTGGCACGCACTGTACCTCTAAATCGTTGCCGAAACATCGGAATCATGGCGCACATCGACGCCGGTAAGACGACGACGACCGAGCGCATCCTGTTCTATACGGGCATCACGCACCGTATCGGCGAAGTGCACGAAGGCACCGCCACCATGGACTGGATGGAGCAGGAGCAGGAGCGCGGCATTACCATCACCTCTGCTGCGACCACCTGCACCTGGAAGAACCAGCGGATTAATATCATCGATACACCCGGTCACGTGGATTTTACTGCCGAGGTGGAGCGTTCACTGCGTGTGCTCGACGGCGCGGTTGCCTGTTTCGATGCTGTGGCTGGCGTGCAGCCGCAGTCAGAGACGGTGTGGCGTCAGGCTGACAAGTACAAGGTTCCCCGCATTTGCTTCATTAATAAAATGGACCGTGCGGGTGCGGATGCGGTCTATGCGACGCAGACGATTGTGGATCGCCTCGGAGCTCGCGCCGTGCCGTTGAATATTGCCATCGGTGCGGAGGCCAAGTTCGCGGGCGTCGTTGACTTGGTTACCATGAAGGCCATCCTCTGGCACGACGAGACAATGGGCGCGCAATACTCGGTCGAAGAGATTCCTGCCGATCTACTGGAGAAGGCCAACGAGGCGCGCCATACTCTGGTGGAAGCTGTCGCCGAGAACGACGACGAGTTGATGCACATGTACCTCGAAGGCCAGGAGCCGACCGAGGCCCAGCTCAAGGCCGGTATCCGCAAGGCGACCATTGGGATGAAGATATTTCCCGTGCTCTGCGGCTCGGCGTTCAAGAATAAGGGTGTGCAGACGCTGCTTGATGCGGTGGTTGACTATCTGCCCAGTCCGCTCGATATTCCCCCGGTCGTCGGCCATAACCCCGACAACATGGAAGAAGAAGTCATTCGCAAGGCCGATGACAGTGAGCCCTTCGCGGCGCTCGGCTTCAAGATTATGACGGATCCCTTCGTCGGCCAGTTGATCTTCATCCGCGTCTACTCGGGTGTGCTCAAGACTGGTGACTCGGTGTTGAATCCGCGTACTGGTAAGACCGAGCGTATCGGCCGCCTGCTCAAGATGCACGCAAACAAGCGCGAAGAGATCACCGAGATTCTCGCGGGCGATATCTGCGCCGCCGTTGGTCTGAAGAATCTTGTCACCGGAGATACCATCTGCTCAGATAAGCACCCGGTTGTGCTTGAGTCGATCGACTTCCCCAAGACCGTGATCGAGGTTGCGGTTGAGCCGAAGACGAAGGCCGACCAGGAGAAGATGGGTATGGCTCTCGCCAAACTGGCGCAGGAAGATCCCACCTTCAATGTGCATACTGATCCCGACTCCGGCCAGACGATCATTGCCGGTATGGGCGAGCTGCACCTTGAGATCATCGTCGACCGCATGATGCGCGAGTATAAGGTCGAGGCCAACGTCGGCAAGCCCCAGGTGGCATACCGTGAGACGATCCGCGGCAATGCTGAGGCTGAGGGTAAATACATTCGTCAGACGGGTGGTTCGGGTAACTACGGCCATGCGAAGATCCGTATCAGCCCGAACGAGCCCGGTGCCGGCTACGAATTCGTCAATGACATCAAGGGCGGATCGATCCCGAAGGAGTACATCAAGCCGATCGATCAGGGTATTCAGGATGCGATGCAGCGCGGCGTCCTGGCTGGCTACGAGATGGTCGATATCAAGGTTTCGCTGTATGACGGAAGCTATCACGACGTCGACTCAAACGAAATGGCGTTCAAGATTGCCGGTTCGATGGCCTTCAAGGAGGCCGCGAAGAAGGCGAAGCCTGTGCTGCTCGAGCCTGTGATGGACGTTGAGGTGACAGTGCCTGAGGAGTATATGGGAACGATTATCGGTGACCTGAACAGCCGCCGCGGACGTATCGAGGGCATGGAAATGGTTGGCGGATCGCAGGCTATCAAGGCGACGGTGCCGCTGAGCACGATGTTTGGTTATGCCACGCACATGCGTTCTTCGACGCAGGGCCGCGCGAATTACACGATGCAGTTCAAGCAGTATGAAGAGGCGCCCCGGTCGGTCTCCGAAGAGATCATTGCCAAGGTGCAGGGCAAAGAGGCAAAAGTTTAG